One Luteibacter sp. 9135 DNA segment encodes these proteins:
- a CDS encoding ROK family protein: MAPPDTRTRRIGQAFRRKNPLVTFTENERALLTLVRDLGPVARSVLARSMGLAMQSVVRIVESLTERGFLRIGDEAIRSSGPGQPSLPVTIVPDAAYAAGASVTAARTHLVILDLLGRPVAERHCRADGAHVDDVVQLLRGELTGMLGESGIPAERLFGLGVATTGYFVGEGRLNTPAAMEDWALRDVEETLSRHLSLPVWIENDGNAATVGEKLFGVGRRYDSFAYVYVAAGLGGGVVTQGTLFRGVHGNAGEFTGTLPLEQRECRPSLARLLRLVNDAGGNLNDIDELLASFDIEWPGVDEWLATSAPVMTAIASAIGGVLDPEAIVIGGRIPPVLARHLIERTTFYAAPLRDLERPFPILVCAEAPGDAAALGAASLPFSEHFFL; encoded by the coding sequence ATGGCCCCTCCCGACACCCGAACCCGACGCATCGGGCAAGCATTTCGTCGCAAGAACCCGCTGGTCACGTTCACCGAGAACGAGCGCGCACTGCTCACGCTGGTGCGCGACCTCGGACCTGTGGCCCGCTCTGTGCTCGCCCGCTCGATGGGACTGGCGATGCAATCGGTCGTCCGCATCGTCGAGAGCCTCACCGAACGCGGATTCCTGCGCATTGGTGACGAGGCCATCCGCAGCAGCGGTCCGGGACAGCCGAGCCTGCCTGTCACGATCGTGCCCGACGCCGCGTATGCGGCGGGCGCCTCGGTGACGGCGGCCCGTACCCATCTGGTTATCCTCGACTTGCTGGGCCGTCCGGTCGCCGAACGTCACTGCCGCGCCGACGGTGCGCATGTCGACGACGTCGTCCAACTGCTTAGAGGGGAATTGACGGGCATGCTCGGCGAAAGCGGTATCCCTGCCGAGCGCCTGTTCGGACTCGGTGTCGCCACGACCGGCTACTTTGTCGGTGAGGGACGCCTGAACACACCTGCCGCCATGGAGGATTGGGCACTCCGCGATGTGGAGGAGACCCTGTCACGTCACCTGAGCCTGCCGGTATGGATCGAAAACGACGGTAACGCCGCCACGGTCGGTGAAAAACTCTTCGGCGTCGGACGGCGCTACGACAGCTTCGCGTACGTCTACGTCGCGGCGGGCCTCGGCGGAGGCGTCGTCACGCAGGGCACGCTTTTCCGAGGCGTCCACGGCAATGCGGGAGAGTTCACCGGTACGCTTCCGCTTGAGCAACGCGAGTGCCGGCCGAGCCTGGCCCGCCTGCTTCGCCTGGTCAACGATGCCGGTGGCAACCTCAACGACATCGACGAACTGCTGGCCAGCTTCGACATCGAGTGGCCGGGGGTGGACGAGTGGCTTGCGACGTCGGCGCCCGTCATGACCGCCATCGCCTCCGCTATCGGCGGCGTCCTCGATCCCGAAGCCATTGTCATCGGTGGGCGCATTCCACCAGTGCTTGCCCGGCACCTCATCGAGCGAACCACGTTCTACGCTGCGCCCCTTCGTGATCTGGAGCGTCCTTTCCCCATCCTGGTGTGTGCAGAAGCACCAGGTGACGCCGCCGCGCTGGGCGCAGCCTCCCTCCCCTTCAGCGAGCATTTTTTCCTATGA
- a CDS encoding DUF1868 domain-containing protein yields the protein MIGSAGRVWAETTGSRAKLHDVGRKFESNGKIRGFSGNTIICHVPQQEAGYETFDSLLDVYRDLQPMGFAKKLSILPPSSYHMTIFGCANDQDRVAGKWPGIVSLDAPLETCHATLIARLSALKLDSELPFRMRVDAGRTPPPEGLRVELVPVDAAEEAKLRRLRDRIAEAVDIHTTDHDSYTYHLSLGYQTAPFDKDEADAFERSRRGWHQILAKKIDVLHLGAPEFCTFRDMYAFRRRLLIT from the coding sequence ATGATCGGCAGCGCCGGCCGCGTCTGGGCCGAAACGACGGGCAGCCGCGCTAAATTGCACGACGTCGGCCGAAAGTTCGAAAGCAATGGCAAGATACGCGGCTTCAGCGGCAACACCATCATCTGCCATGTCCCACAGCAGGAGGCGGGCTACGAGACGTTCGACAGCCTTCTCGACGTTTACCGCGACCTCCAGCCCATGGGCTTTGCAAAGAAACTGTCCATCCTGCCGCCGTCGAGCTATCACATGACGATCTTTGGCTGCGCCAACGACCAGGATCGTGTGGCGGGAAAGTGGCCCGGTATCGTTTCGCTAGACGCACCGTTGGAAACATGTCACGCCACGCTCATCGCAAGACTGAGCGCGCTGAAGCTGGACAGCGAACTGCCGTTCCGCATGCGCGTCGACGCCGGGCGAACGCCTCCTCCGGAGGGACTCCGGGTCGAGTTGGTGCCCGTCGACGCCGCCGAGGAAGCCAAGCTTCGCCGCCTGCGCGACCGCATTGCCGAGGCGGTAGATATTCATACTACGGACCATGACAGCTACACATACCACCTGTCGCTGGGCTACCAGACGGCGCCATTCGACAAGGACGAAGCCGATGCTTTCGAACGCTCACGGCGGGGCTGGCACCAGATACTGGCGAAAAAGATCGACGTGCTTCATCTTGGCGCACCGGAGTTCTGCACCTTCCGCGACATGTATGCGTTTCGCCGACGCCTGCTGATTACCTGA
- a CDS encoding TonB-dependent receptor, which yields MKRQPLFQALGLALLAQGAPFSSAFAQNAAPTEETKPAKPAAATNLGAMVVTGVSAATQRAAAIKRDSDVLIDTTSASDIGELPDFNAGDALKRVAGVNALTYQGEPRFVIVRGFNPNYNDLLIDGFSLASTDINLGQTNTGGRQVSMEVLPSNIASHIDVVKMATPAQDANFIGGLTNFVTPSAFDYPVHAFSATATGGIAEDSSKNGGNHGVGQAQVSGSRQFGDHHQYGIYLSATYWKRDINVPQVEMGGTRNWYNAAGVQTTAYSGNGYAVPSSRVNYNYQNKRDRTGLQGRFDWAISDRFTAFLNAYYFRQNEDSDRNDLNAAVQTGSLNLGQTATSGNLTKVNQTIQLGRYRWKRELGGLYGRFSGELDGGWMVDGGSSWSSSRVDNPQTVDNFAQNGLGFGYDTSGQTPSFAPSNPALANDASRYALGYHREERYRLRENRFDEQLNFSRNTQTTDRGWGVGFGARISAIYQDVSFDRTSWSGAPYTLADVLSGQSLCAFQCDSPIPLISASAADAAFQHYASSEKVTEDTASEAGGTYRTREVVYAGYGQAQYRSGRWLLLGGVRVEATRAGSSSTQATNGTYAPVSASQHYTNVLPSLMAVYDTTESSKLRLGLSKTVSRPTFGSSSLHGGVLNTLSSPATLAVGNPDLKPRQSTNLDIAHDWYVDGGRGIVSVAGFYKWIHDDIFNYGELEQVGGVDVPILVTKSRNTDKTVRAWGGEFGFSDTFHFLPHPFDGLGFSANATLMRASFPVTLSDGSTRRMSSLPEQPNEIYNASIFYDKGPVHGRIAWNHLGWLWDDRYPNFTTAGFYANRYQKPTNNIDLQASYDVDKHFAISLDVLNLTRQGVTDTYGKTQELLQSEWRLPRQVMLSVTFKDL from the coding sequence ATGAAACGGCAACCTCTTTTCCAGGCCCTAGGCCTCGCGCTCCTCGCTCAGGGCGCGCCCTTCTCCTCAGCATTCGCGCAGAATGCTGCACCGACGGAGGAGACAAAGCCCGCCAAGCCCGCCGCAGCGACGAATCTGGGTGCCATGGTCGTCACCGGTGTCAGTGCCGCGACGCAACGTGCCGCCGCCATCAAGCGCGACTCAGATGTGCTCATAGATACGACCTCCGCCTCAGACATCGGTGAGCTCCCCGACTTCAACGCCGGCGATGCCCTAAAGCGCGTCGCGGGCGTCAATGCGCTCACCTACCAGGGCGAGCCACGCTTCGTGATCGTTCGCGGCTTCAACCCGAACTACAACGATCTGCTGATCGACGGCTTCAGTCTGGCGTCTACCGACATCAACCTTGGTCAGACGAACACTGGCGGCCGACAGGTATCGATGGAAGTGCTCCCGTCGAACATCGCGTCGCACATCGACGTCGTCAAGATGGCCACTCCTGCGCAGGATGCCAACTTCATCGGTGGCCTGACCAATTTTGTTACGCCGAGCGCCTTCGACTACCCGGTGCACGCGTTCTCCGCAACCGCCACAGGCGGCATCGCCGAAGATAGTTCCAAAAACGGCGGTAATCACGGGGTCGGACAAGCCCAGGTATCCGGATCACGCCAGTTCGGCGACCACCACCAGTACGGCATTTATCTGTCCGCTACCTATTGGAAGCGCGACATCAACGTGCCCCAGGTCGAGATGGGTGGAACGCGGAACTGGTATAACGCAGCCGGAGTGCAGACCACAGCATACAGCGGGAACGGTTATGCCGTGCCTTCCTCGCGAGTGAATTACAACTATCAGAACAAGCGCGACCGCACCGGCTTGCAGGGCCGTTTCGACTGGGCGATCTCGGATCGCTTCACCGCTTTCCTCAATGCGTACTATTTCCGCCAAAACGAAGATTCGGATCGCAACGACCTCAACGCCGCCGTACAGACCGGCTCGCTGAACCTGGGGCAGACCGCCACCAGCGGCAACCTGACGAAGGTGAACCAGACCATCCAGCTTGGACGTTATCGATGGAAGCGCGAACTTGGCGGTCTGTACGGCCGGTTCAGCGGAGAACTGGATGGCGGCTGGATGGTCGATGGTGGATCGAGCTGGTCGAGTTCGCGCGTCGACAACCCGCAGACGGTCGATAACTTCGCGCAAAATGGGCTGGGCTTCGGCTACGACACGTCCGGTCAGACACCGAGCTTCGCTCCATCCAATCCTGCCCTGGCCAACGACGCGTCACGGTACGCGCTCGGTTATCACCGTGAAGAGCGTTATCGCCTTCGCGAAAACCGCTTCGACGAGCAGCTTAACTTCAGCCGTAACACGCAGACGACCGACCGCGGCTGGGGCGTAGGTTTTGGCGCGCGCATCAGCGCGATCTACCAGGATGTCTCGTTCGACCGGACCAGCTGGTCGGGCGCGCCTTATACACTGGCCGATGTCCTTTCCGGACAGAGTCTATGCGCCTTCCAGTGCGATTCGCCGATCCCGCTGATCAGTGCTTCCGCGGCCGACGCAGCATTCCAGCATTATGCCTCGAGCGAAAAGGTGACGGAAGACACCGCCTCCGAAGCCGGCGGCACCTACCGCACTCGCGAGGTGGTCTATGCGGGATACGGCCAGGCACAATATCGCAGCGGCCGCTGGCTGTTGCTCGGCGGCGTACGGGTCGAGGCCACACGGGCCGGGTCGAGCAGCACACAGGCAACGAACGGGACGTATGCGCCCGTCTCCGCCTCCCAGCATTACACCAATGTCCTGCCGTCCCTTATGGCCGTCTACGATACGACCGAAAGCAGCAAACTGCGTTTAGGTTTGAGCAAGACCGTGAGCCGACCCACCTTCGGCTCATCCTCGCTGCACGGCGGCGTGCTCAACACGCTGTCCAGTCCGGCGACGCTGGCCGTCGGCAATCCCGACCTCAAGCCCCGGCAGTCGACCAACCTGGACATCGCCCACGACTGGTACGTCGATGGTGGGCGCGGCATCGTGTCCGTCGCCGGATTCTACAAGTGGATTCACGACGACATCTTCAACTACGGCGAACTGGAGCAGGTCGGCGGCGTGGACGTTCCCATCCTGGTGACGAAGTCGCGAAACACGGATAAAACCGTGCGGGCCTGGGGCGGCGAGTTTGGTTTCTCCGACACGTTCCATTTCCTGCCGCATCCGTTCGATGGCCTCGGCTTCAGCGCAAACGCGACGCTGATGCGCGCCAGCTTCCCCGTGACCTTGTCGGACGGCAGCACGCGGCGTATGAGCAGCCTCCCCGAGCAGCCGAACGAGATCTACAACGCGTCGATTTTCTACGACAAGGGCCCTGTCCACGGGCGTATCGCATGGAACCACCTGGGATGGCTCTGGGACGACCGCTATCCCAACTTCACCACGGCGGGCTTCTATGCGAACCGTTACCAAAAGCCGACAAACAACATCGACCTGCAAGCGTCTTACGACGTGGACAAGCACTTCGCCATATCGCTGGATGTGCTCAACCTTACGCGCCAGGGCGTCACCGACACCTACGGGAAGACGCAGGAGCTGCTCCAGTCCGAATGGCGGCTTCCGCGTCAGGTGATGCTTAGCGTAACCTTCAAAGACCTGTGA
- a CDS encoding quinone oxidoreductase family protein: MRAAIVNSFNNPPAFGTYVEPLAGNGETVVRVLAAPLSPLVRSLAAGKHYSGGGAAHFVPGIDGVGLDEQGRRVYFLFPTSPFGSMAEQSLVATTSVVPVPEGVDDALAASVVTAGLSSWVALHERAAFLRGEAVLINGATGSAGGLAVQIATYLGASRIIATGRDKAKLKAMPAHVETIAMDSEADAALTEAFAGRVDVVLDYLWGEPASRVLAAATRGRGSRAGEPRVRYVQIGSIAGESILMSGASLRSSGVEILGSGIGSLSMQALVAGAQGLLAALPEGRFTTPFRTMPLEAVADAWADTSDECRLVLCP, encoded by the coding sequence ATGCGCGCAGCGATCGTTAACTCATTCAATAATCCACCGGCTTTCGGTACCTACGTGGAGCCCCTTGCCGGCAACGGGGAGACTGTCGTCCGTGTTCTGGCGGCACCGCTCAGTCCGCTGGTGAGGAGCCTTGCTGCTGGGAAGCATTATTCGGGAGGTGGCGCCGCTCACTTCGTGCCCGGGATCGATGGCGTTGGTCTGGACGAACAGGGTCGACGGGTCTACTTCCTCTTTCCCACATCGCCGTTCGGCTCCATGGCAGAGCAGTCGCTGGTGGCCACGACGTCGGTGGTTCCGGTGCCCGAAGGTGTTGATGATGCCCTCGCCGCATCGGTGGTGACCGCTGGGTTGTCGTCGTGGGTCGCCTTGCATGAGCGGGCAGCCTTCCTGCGGGGCGAAGCTGTCCTGATCAATGGCGCCACGGGGTCGGCGGGCGGTCTAGCCGTGCAGATAGCTACCTATCTCGGTGCGAGTCGTATCATCGCCACCGGACGCGACAAGGCAAAGCTGAAGGCGATGCCGGCGCATGTGGAAACCATCGCGATGGATAGCGAGGCAGACGCCGCCTTGACCGAGGCGTTTGCTGGACGTGTCGACGTCGTGCTCGACTACCTGTGGGGTGAACCGGCAAGTCGTGTGTTGGCCGCGGCAACCCGCGGCCGTGGTTCGCGTGCCGGCGAACCGCGGGTCCGTTATGTCCAGATCGGATCGATCGCCGGCGAATCGATCCTGATGTCCGGCGCCTCCCTGCGCAGTTCGGGCGTCGAGATCCTCGGCAGCGGCATCGGCAGCCTTTCCATGCAAGCGCTTGTCGCCGGTGCCCAAGGCCTGCTGGCCGCGCTTCCCGAAGGACGGTTCACGACGCCCTTCAGGACCATGCCGTTGGAAGCCGTCGCCGACGCATGGGCGGACACGTCGGACGAGTGCCGTCTTGTGCTTTGTCCTTAA
- a CDS encoding beta-glucosidase H, producing the protein MAIRSPNLLSVSHPKMLLCSIMTIVFGRKRFDNGGNPYIAALRRRSMNKLTLAICVTTALTASVAGPVLAQQARGGAVRQAQQSLRGTPAVRGHAPDFLQDWLADQIADRIVRKMTLQEKLDYIGGTGAWDIKPLTRLGLPQIYATDASLGVRLSSPAGVSYPAGQSLASSWDTQLAKQFGGSIGRDARQLGFQNVLGPGVNMYRTPFAGRAFEYMSGEDPYLGAALVPQVIGGIQDQGVWATLKHLVANDEENNRLAVNITVDERTLRELYLVPFESAVKAGKPANIMCAFNGVNGPLACENGHLNNDIVKQQWGYKGFIESDYNALQDGPKGALGGTDLDMPNGQFMNATTLQPLIANGTIAPSVIDDKVRRIVRQIALFGFTENSVSTDNTQTAAQRAQSQATARQIAREGTVLLKNDHNALPLASDHPLKIAVIGYRSVTVPPSGFGSANINPNEYVNDIDGIRAAAPQGSQIDYIDRMSLDPGLTPSVGGFTGAYSSGGQTLTRDDRLINLDWNNGGSPFGNTMPDAAVWSGKITPTTTGDHVFKVRADGAVRVQINGKEIVNNGAGTVITPSIPPTIPSSGTIRLEAGQTYEVSIQYERKPNYFGTLGGFQGVQFSWASLVPTADLASYDSVVVVGGLGSEYEGEGFDRPFILPEAQDELIANVASANPRTTVVMHAGGGVSMRAWVDKVASVLYPWYAGEEGGAAIGEILFGTVNPSGKLPITIERDEKDNPTYANYPFPQNSTANKEIVYSEGLLNGYRGFEANGMTPEFAFGHGLSYSTFTYGNVHVTSGNVPYLDDRQIVARVQFTLTNTSDREGTEVAQVYVGEDAPSVSRPKKELKGFSRVTLKPGETREVSVPLNARAFAWFDTSVNTWRVDHGSYTISVGGASDAIAGTGRVVLPRDQLLSVKDSLPVVRSLR; encoded by the coding sequence ATGGCCATACGTTCGCCGAATTTGCTTAGCGTGTCACACCCGAAAATGCTGCTATGCAGCATCATGACTATAGTTTTTGGCCGAAAACGCTTCGACAACGGGGGGAATCCGTATATAGCAGCGCTTCGGAGACGTTCTATGAACAAGTTGACCTTGGCCATTTGTGTCACGACCGCCTTGACTGCGTCCGTGGCCGGCCCGGTCCTGGCGCAACAGGCACGGGGCGGCGCGGTGCGCCAAGCGCAGCAGTCGTTACGCGGTACGCCCGCGGTACGCGGGCACGCGCCAGATTTTCTGCAAGACTGGCTGGCCGACCAGATCGCCGATCGCATCGTTCGAAAGATGACGCTGCAGGAAAAGCTGGATTACATCGGCGGCACCGGTGCCTGGGACATCAAACCGCTGACGCGATTGGGGCTCCCCCAGATCTATGCCACCGATGCGTCACTGGGCGTGCGTCTATCGTCGCCGGCAGGGGTGAGCTATCCCGCCGGCCAGTCGCTCGCCTCAAGCTGGGACACGCAACTGGCCAAGCAGTTTGGCGGCTCCATCGGGCGTGATGCGCGTCAACTCGGCTTCCAGAATGTGCTTGGTCCAGGCGTGAATATGTACCGCACCCCGTTTGCGGGGCGTGCGTTCGAGTACATGTCCGGCGAAGATCCTTACCTCGGTGCTGCACTCGTTCCCCAGGTGATCGGCGGCATCCAGGACCAGGGCGTCTGGGCGACGCTGAAGCACCTTGTCGCCAACGACGAGGAAAATAACCGCCTCGCGGTGAACATCACCGTTGACGAGCGGACGCTGCGCGAACTTTATCTCGTCCCCTTCGAGTCGGCGGTGAAGGCAGGCAAGCCGGCGAACATCATGTGTGCGTTTAACGGCGTCAATGGTCCGCTTGCCTGCGAAAACGGACATCTCAACAACGACATCGTCAAGCAGCAGTGGGGCTACAAGGGCTTTATCGAGTCCGATTACAACGCGTTGCAGGACGGTCCCAAGGGCGCGCTCGGTGGCACCGATCTGGACATGCCCAACGGGCAGTTCATGAACGCGACGACGCTCCAGCCGCTCATCGCCAACGGCACGATTGCCCCGTCCGTGATCGACGACAAGGTGCGGCGCATCGTGCGCCAGATTGCGTTGTTCGGATTCACCGAGAACAGCGTGTCCACGGACAACACCCAAACCGCCGCGCAGCGAGCGCAAAGCCAGGCGACCGCGCGGCAGATCGCACGCGAAGGCACGGTATTGCTCAAGAACGACCATAACGCCCTGCCTCTTGCGAGCGATCATCCGCTGAAGATCGCCGTGATCGGCTACCGCTCCGTCACTGTGCCACCGTCGGGTTTTGGTAGCGCCAACATCAATCCGAACGAATACGTCAACGATATCGACGGCATTCGCGCGGCGGCACCGCAAGGCAGCCAGATCGACTACATCGACCGGATGTCGCTCGATCCCGGGCTCACCCCGAGCGTGGGTGGCTTCACGGGCGCGTACTCCTCGGGCGGCCAGACCCTGACCCGGGACGATCGATTGATCAACCTCGACTGGAACAACGGCGGCTCGCCCTTTGGTAATACGATGCCCGACGCCGCGGTGTGGTCGGGCAAGATCACGCCGACGACCACGGGCGACCATGTGTTCAAGGTGCGCGCCGATGGCGCGGTGCGCGTGCAGATCAACGGCAAGGAGATCGTCAACAACGGGGCGGGTACGGTCATTACGCCGTCGATCCCTCCGACCATCCCGTCCTCGGGCACGATTCGCCTGGAAGCAGGCCAGACGTATGAGGTCAGCATCCAGTATGAGCGCAAGCCCAATTACTTCGGCACCCTGGGCGGATTCCAAGGTGTGCAATTCAGCTGGGCCTCCCTCGTGCCGACCGCCGACCTGGCCAGCTACGACTCGGTGGTCGTCGTCGGTGGCCTGGGTTCCGAATACGAAGGCGAGGGGTTCGATCGACCGTTCATCCTTCCCGAAGCGCAGGATGAGTTGATCGCCAACGTAGCGTCCGCCAATCCGCGAACCACCGTGGTGATGCATGCCGGCGGCGGCGTCAGCATGCGAGCATGGGTCGACAAGGTGGCCAGCGTGCTTTACCCCTGGTATGCCGGGGAAGAGGGAGGTGCGGCGATCGGTGAGATCCTCTTCGGCACCGTGAACCCCTCGGGCAAGCTGCCAATCACGATCGAGCGCGACGAGAAGGACAACCCGACCTACGCGAACTACCCGTTCCCGCAGAACAGTACGGCGAACAAGGAAATCGTGTACTCCGAAGGCCTGCTCAACGGCTATCGCGGCTTCGAAGCAAACGGCATGACGCCCGAATTCGCGTTCGGTCACGGTCTTTCATACTCGACATTCACCTATGGCAACGTCCACGTGACCTCCGGCAACGTGCCGTACCTCGACGATCGCCAGATCGTGGCACGGGTCCAGTTCACCCTTACCAACACCAGTGACCGCGAGGGCACCGAAGTCGCACAGGTGTACGTGGGCGAGGATGCGCCGTCGGTGTCGCGACCGAAAAAGGAGTTGAAGGGGTTCTCGCGTGTGACGCTCAAGCCGGGTGAAACGCGCGAGGTCAGCGTGCCGCTCAATGCCCGTGCCTTCGCATGGTTCGACACCTCGGTGAACACCTGGCGCGTCGACCATGGCAGCTACACGATCTCGGTGGGCGGTGCATCGGATGCCATTGCTGGCACGGGACGCGTCGTCCTGCCACGAGATCAGCTGCTTTCTGTGAAAGACAGCCTGCCCGTCGTAAGGAGTTTGCGATGA
- a CDS encoding MarR family winged helix-turn-helix transcriptional regulator, whose translation MNGLLLAWGDQFAARFGLTSARWQMLGAIALADRPLTAPQLATNMGVTRQAALKQLNLLAAEELVVAQPNRSHKRSPIYTLSDSGSALFQAIDAEWQALARSAGADMTSKELHVVAAVFARFSAFVQREKAQTDEA comes from the coding sequence ATGAACGGCCTGCTCCTTGCTTGGGGCGACCAGTTCGCCGCTCGGTTCGGCCTGACCAGCGCGCGTTGGCAAATGCTCGGCGCCATTGCCTTGGCCGACCGGCCGCTGACCGCACCGCAGCTGGCGACGAACATGGGCGTCACCCGGCAAGCCGCCCTGAAACAACTAAACCTCCTGGCGGCGGAAGAGCTCGTCGTTGCGCAACCGAACCGGTCACACAAACGTTCTCCCATCTATACGCTGAGTGACTCCGGTTCGGCGTTGTTCCAAGCCATCGATGCCGAGTGGCAGGCGTTGGCTCGGTCTGCAGGAGCCGACATGACATCGAAAGAGTTGCACGTCGTTGCTGCGGTCTTCGCCCGGTTTTCCGCGTTCGTACAGCGAGAAAAGGCCCAGACCGATGAAGCGTAG
- a CDS encoding M61 family metallopeptidase encodes MPIIRRKFSRLCMAMVALGTGNIHAQQAATDQVPALQDVPYVGTVTLNVDVSDTAQGIYRVHESLPVQAGALTLLYPQWIPGDHSPTGPVAMLAGLRLSADGKPLPWVRDKYNVYAFHVDIPAGVSTLDADFQYLSERADDADFEITDRMMYMEWSKVALYPAGYYTRGITFAPSVTLPHGWQAGTALETAATSGDTTTFKSVTFDNLVDSPVYAGQYVKRVALNPGDKAPVYMDVFADDPKYLEMSAEQVAVHRNLVTQATKLFGSHHYDHYDFLFSLSDQLAGNGTEHHQSSEDGLGADYFTAWNDNASERDLLAHEYVHSWNGKFRRPADLWTPNFNVPMGNSLLWVYEGQTQYWGFVLTARAGMWTPQEFRDGLAMVAANYDRNREGFQWRSLEDTTNDPIVAHRAPLPYRSWQMSEDYYSGGQMMWLAVDAKLRSLTGDKRSLDDFARAFFGVDNGSHVPKTYNFDDVVAALNDTAKYDWASFLKARAYSLNPPLQDGLAGTGWKLVYDDKESAFEKAYDGRPEISRHLLNFTWSIGLTITGSGTINDVRWDGPAFKARVSTGATIVAVNGMAYSKDALKDAITSAKDSKSEIALTLKYQGRFRRVSVDYHGGLQYPHLVRVPGTPDYLSEIMAAKK; translated from the coding sequence ATGCCCATCATCCGTCGTAAGTTCTCGCGCCTTTGCATGGCGATGGTCGCTCTCGGTACTGGCAACATCCACGCTCAGCAGGCCGCTACGGACCAGGTGCCCGCACTGCAAGACGTGCCGTATGTCGGCACGGTAACGCTCAACGTCGATGTCAGCGACACGGCGCAGGGCATCTACCGGGTCCACGAGTCCCTACCGGTACAGGCAGGCGCGCTCACCCTGCTGTACCCGCAGTGGATTCCCGGCGATCACTCGCCGACGGGCCCTGTCGCGATGCTCGCCGGTCTCAGGCTCAGTGCCGACGGCAAGCCGCTTCCTTGGGTGCGCGACAAGTACAACGTCTACGCCTTCCATGTCGACATTCCCGCCGGTGTGTCGACGCTCGATGCCGATTTCCAGTACCTGTCAGAACGCGCGGACGACGCGGACTTTGAGATCACCGACCGCATGATGTACATGGAGTGGAGCAAGGTGGCGCTCTATCCGGCGGGTTATTACACGCGCGGCATCACTTTCGCGCCCAGCGTGACCCTACCGCATGGCTGGCAGGCGGGCACGGCGCTGGAGACAGCCGCGACATCGGGAGACACCACCACCTTCAAGTCGGTGACCTTCGACAACCTCGTCGACTCGCCGGTATACGCCGGCCAGTACGTGAAGCGCGTGGCCCTGAACCCCGGCGATAAAGCGCCGGTGTATATGGACGTCTTCGCCGATGATCCCAAATATCTGGAGATGTCAGCCGAACAAGTGGCAGTGCATCGCAACCTGGTGACACAGGCCACGAAGCTGTTCGGTTCGCACCACTACGACCACTACGACTTCCTGTTCTCGCTGTCCGACCAGCTGGCCGGCAACGGCACCGAGCACCATCAGTCCAGCGAAGACGGTCTGGGCGCGGATTATTTCACCGCCTGGAACGACAACGCGTCCGAGCGCGACCTGCTCGCCCACGAATATGTTCATTCGTGGAACGGCAAGTTCCGCCGCCCTGCCGATTTGTGGACGCCAAACTTCAACGTTCCCATGGGCAACTCGCTGCTCTGGGTCTATGAGGGTCAAACGCAATACTGGGGCTTCGTCCTTACCGCGCGCGCAGGCATGTGGACGCCGCAGGAGTTCCGGGACGGCCTGGCGATGGTCGCCGCCAACTACGATCGCAACCGCGAGGGTTTCCAGTGGCGTTCGCTGGAGGACACCACCAACGATCCCATCGTCGCGCACCGGGCTCCCCTGCCCTACCGTAGCTGGCAGATGAGCGAGGACTACTACAGCGGCGGGCAAATGATGTGGCTTGCCGTCGATGCGAAGTTGCGCAGCCTGACGGGCGACAAGCGCTCGCTGGATGATTTCGCACGCGCGTTCTTCGGGGTCGACAATGGTAGCCACGTACCGAAGACCTATAACTTCGACGACGTGGTCGCTGCGCTGAACGATACGGCAAAGTACGATTGGGCGAGCTTCCTCAAGGCTCGTGCATACAGCCTCAATCCGCCGCTACAGGATGGCCTTGCAGGTACCGGCTGGAAGCTGGTGTACGACGACAAGGAAAGCGCGTTCGAGAAGGCCTATGACGGCCGCCCGGAAATTTCGCGTCACCTGTTGAACTTCACGTGGTCGATCGGCCTGACGATAACAGGCAGCGGCACCATCAACGACGTGCGCTGGGACGGCCCGGCTTTCAAGGCAAGGGTCAGTACGGGCGCGACCATCGTCGCGGTGAACGGCATGGCATATTCGAAAGATGCCCTCAAAGACGCGATCACATCCGCGAAAGACAGCAAGAGCGAGATCGCGCTGACACTGAAATACCAGGGGCGTTTCCGCAGGGTGTCGGTGGATTATCACGGCGGTCTGCAGTATCCGCACCTCGTGCGGGTGCCGGGCACGCCGGATTACCTCAGCGAGATCATGGCGGCGAAGAAGTAG